TTTGACGTCGCAGCAGCAGAATGCCACGGGTACTTGGTTCAATATGTTGTTTAAGCAAGCCGTTACGCTCGGCAAGCGGGCTCATTCGGAGACATCGATCGGAGAGAGTGCCGTCTCTGTCAGCTATGCAGCGGTGGAACTGGGTAAACGAATTTTCGGGGCATTTAACGATAAAAAAGTGATGATACTTGGTGCAGGCAAGATGAGCGAACTTACCGTGAAGCATCTTTATGCCAACGGTGCCGCTGAAGTAATTGTGGCTAACCGTACGCTTAGCCGTGCTCAGGAACTTGCAAGCAAATTCAAAGGGACGCCATGCACCATTGCCGAAGCCAAGCATTTGCTGAATGACGTGGATATCATTATTAGCTCCACGGGCTCGAATGAATATGTTCTGAATGCGGATCGGGTGAAAGAGAGCATGAAGAAACGCCAGTCCCGTCCGTTGTTCATGATTGATATTGCTGTGCCACGGGACATTGATCCGGCGGTTGGGGAAGTATCCAACGTGTTCCTGTACGATATTGACGATCTGGAAGGCATTGTAGAGACCAATATGGAAATGCGCCGGGCGGAAGCAGCGAAGATTGAAGTTATGATTCAAGAAGAGATGGATGCATTCCACACATGGCTGAAAACGCTCGGTGTCAGACCGGCAATTCGGGCCTTGCAGGAGAAGTCGAATGCCATTCATGAAGAAACGATGGAAAGCTTGTTTAACAAGCTTCCGGAACTGGATGAACGCCAGCGAAAAGTCATCCGTCGTTTGACCAAGAGCATCGTAAACCAGATGATGCATGATCCCATTAACCGGATTAAGGAAATGACGGGCGGCAAGCAGGGCGGTGAAGCACTGGATTATTTTTCACAAATCTTTGCGCTGGAAAGCTTGATCCATGAGAATGAGCAGGAAGCCCGCAGCCGCAACAAGAAAGCAACTGCACCCGTTAAAGCTGAACGGTCGAAGAATGCTGTAGATCAGCAGGCAGAAGAGAAACCGCTTAAGGTGTCTCTGGCCCCAGCCACCCTTTGAGGAGGGTGAGTATAACCCATGCTGTTAAACTTAATTTATATCACCGGCATTTGCATCTATGCCCTGAGCCTTCTGTTTTATATCTCGGATTGCGTTTCACGCAATTCGGTGGCGAAGCGGATAGGCACAGGGCTTCTTGTTATTACTGCGCTGTTACAATTTACCGGAATCGGCATCAGAGCGATGGAAGGCGGACATTTCCACTTTCCGGTATTTACTTTGTTTGATTTCCTGTTCCTGCTGGCGTTCTGCATATCGATCACTTCGATTGCTCTGGCGTATATGAAGCGGTCGGAATTTGCCGTCCTGCTCATGAACCTCGTCGGGTTTAGCGTCATGCTGGTCAATCGTTTATGGTTCACGGCAGGAGACAATGCATTGCACAGCTGGGAGACGGAACATCGTCTCTTGCTTATTCATATTGCCCTGGCGAGTATCAGCTTCGCCGCTTTGACCGTCGGGGCCGTGTTTGCGGCGATATACATGTTCCTGCACCGGAAACTGAAGCACAAGCAATGGAATGATACGATGCGCAGGCTGCCAAGTCTGGAGAAGCTGGATGTTTATTCCTATAAAGCGCTGATG
This Paenibacillus sp. JZ16 DNA region includes the following protein-coding sequences:
- the hemA gene encoding glutamyl-tRNA reductase, coding for MHIVVVGLNYRTAPVEVRERFTFSEEDMPKALEQLNSTKSVLEGVIVATCNRTEIYVVVDRLHMCGYFIRSFMEQWFGINREEFTQHLYIYEDEQAISHLFKVTCGLDSMVIGETQILGQVRNAFLTSQQQNATGTWFNMLFKQAVTLGKRAHSETSIGESAVSVSYAAVELGKRIFGAFNDKKVMILGAGKMSELTVKHLYANGAAEVIVANRTLSRAQELASKFKGTPCTIAEAKHLLNDVDIIISSTGSNEYVLNADRVKESMKKRQSRPLFMIDIAVPRDIDPAVGEVSNVFLYDIDDLEGIVETNMEMRRAEAAKIEVMIQEEMDAFHTWLKTLGVRPAIRALQEKSNAIHEETMESLFNKLPELDERQRKVIRRLTKSIVNQMMHDPINRIKEMTGGKQGGEALDYFSQIFALESLIHENEQEARSRNKKATAPVKAERSKNAVDQQAEEKPLKVSLAPATL
- the ccsA gene encoding cytochrome c biogenesis protein CcsA; the encoded protein is MLLNLIYITGICIYALSLLFYISDCVSRNSVAKRIGTGLLVITALLQFTGIGIRAMEGGHFHFPVFTLFDFLFLLAFCISITSIALAYMKRSEFAVLLMNLVGFSVMLVNRLWFTAGDNALHSWETEHRLLLIHIALASISFAALTVGAVFAAIYMFLHRKLKHKQWNDTMRRLPSLEKLDVYSYKALMAGTIILVMSLILAVMSVAMAGRWTLFLDIKVMSTMTALAMYLVYFIKRRLWRRSGREAAIWALIGYGFIILNFFLNTWSAFHSWSGV